CGGCGTGGTGGCCAGCGCCCTGTCCGGGCCGCGCCGCGCCAGTGCGGGCGCCGTGCGCGACTTCGTGCTGGGGGCGGTGCTGATGGATGGCAGCGGCGAGGCGCTGCGCTTCGGCGGCCAGGTCATGAAAAACGTGGCCGGCTACGACGTCTCGCGCCTGCTGGCCGGTTCGCTTGGCACGCTGGGCCTGATCCTCGAGGTGTCGCTCAAGGTGCTGCCCAAGCCCGTGTGCGAAGCGAGTCTGCGTTTTGAAATGAGCGAGATCGATGCGCTTGCCAGGATGAACGAATGGGCCGGCCAGCCGTTGCCGCTGTCCGCCAGTTGCTGGCATGACGGCGTGCTGACGCTGCGCCTCTCCGGCGCGCAGGCGGCGGTGGACGCGGCGCGGCGCAGACTGGGGGGGCAGGAGCTGGCCAACACTGTGGATAACGGCGCAGGTACTGCCGCCTGGGCCGCCAGCGCTGCATCGGGCGCCGATGCAGCCGCGTTCTGGGCCGCGCTGCGTGACCAGACCCACGGCTTTTTCGACGGCGGCGCCGTGTGGCGGCTGTCGGTGCCAACGGCCGCCAGCGCCATCGTCAATGGCGGCGAGCAGTTGATCGAGTGGGGTGGGGCACAGCGCTGGCTCAAGCTGGCCGATGGTCGCATTGGTGATGCGGACGCCATCCGCCGCACGGCGGCAGCGGCGGGCGGCCATGCCACGCTGTACCGCGCGCAAGACAAGGCTGCCGGCGTGTTTCACCCGCTGGCGCCGGCCGTCGCCGCCATCCACCAGCGCCTGAAGGCCGCCTTCGACCCGGCCGGCATCTTCAACCCTGGACGCTTATATTGAACACCTGAGCCATGCAAACCAATCTCGCCGATTTTATCCAGCACACGCGCGAAGGCGAAGAGGCCGACGCGATCCTGCGCTCCTGCGTGCATTGCGGCTTTTGCACGGCCACGTGCCCCACGTACCAGCTGCTGGGCGACGAACTCGATGGCCCGCGCGGGCGCATCTACCTGATCAAGCAGGTGCTCGAAGGCGCGCCCGTTACCGGTAAAACCCAGTTGCATCTCGACCGGTGCCTGACCTGCCGCAGCTGCGAAACCACCTGTCCGTCCGGCGTACGTTACGGGCGCCTGCTCGATATCGGCCGCCAGGTGGTGGAACAGCGCGTGCGGCGCCCGGCCGCCGAACGTTTCAGGCGCTGGCTGTTGAAGGAAGCCCTGCCGCGCCAGCGCGTGTTCGCGGCGGCGCTGCGCGCGGGCCGGTTGTTCCGGCCCGTGTTGTCGCCAGCCTTGCAGGACAAGATTCCGGCGCGGCAGGCGGCCGGCAAGCTGCCCGCGCGCACCCACGCGCGCAAGATGCTGGCGCTGGCCGGCTGCACCCAGCCGGCCATGGCGCCCAACATCCACCACGCCGCCGCGCGCGTGCTCGATGCGGCGGGTGTGCAGTTGATCGTCGCGCCCGAGGCCGGCTGCTGCGGCGCGCTGCGCCACCACCTGAACGACCAGCAGGCGGCGCTGGACGACATGCGCCGCAATATCGACGCCTGGTGGCCGTACGTGGAGCGGGGCGAGGTGGAAGCGATCGTGATGACGGCCTCCGGTTGCGGCGCCACCGTCAAGGAATACGGCCACTTGCTGGCACACGACGTCGATTATGCGGCCAAGGCGGCGCGCATCGCCGCGCTCACGCGCGACCTGTCCGAGGTGATGCCGGAGTTCGAGGCGGAACTGGCACGGCGCACCGCAGCGATCGCGGAACGTGTGGCGTACCACCCGCCGTGCACGCTGCAGCACGGCCAGCAGATCCGCGGCAAGGTGGAAAGCGTGCTGCGCGCGGTGGGCGTGGACGTGGTGCTGTGCGCCGACAGCCACCTGTGTTGCGGCTCGGCGGGGACGTATTCGCTGCTGCAACCAGACTTGTCGCTGCAACTGCGCGACCGCAAACTGGAGGCGCTGGCCGCTACCGGTGCCACTACCATCGTTTCGGCCAATGTGGGCTGCACGGCGCATTTGCAGTCGGGCACGCAGACGCCGGTAGTGCACTGGATCGAGCTGGTGGACCGGATGCTGGTCCGCTCAGCCTAGCGGGATCAGCGTGGCCGGCGGCGGCTCCAACACCTCCACCACCTCCTTGTGCAAACTCACGATCGGCGCCAGCTGCGCCGCTGCCTGCCACAACGGCGCACGGTGCTCGAACGCCGCCACCCAATCGAGCACCTCGTCCGCCGGCATTGGCCGGGCGATGCCGTAGCCTTGCACCAGGTCGCAGCCCAGTCGCATCAGCATGGCGCCGTGTTCCACCGTCTCCACGCCTTCGGCGATGACCGCACGGCCGAACGACTTCGCCAGGCCGATCACCGCGCTGACCAGGTGCAGGTCGTCGCGGTCTTCCAGCATATTGCGCACGAAGCTCTGGTCGATCTTCAGCACATCGGCTGGCAGGCGTTTCAGGTACGACATCGACGAGTAGCCGGTGCCGAAATCGTCGAGTGCGAAGCCGATGCCCAGTGCCTGGCAATCCTGCATGATGGTGCGCACGTGGTTGATGTCCGACAGCGCCGACGACTCCAGGATTTCCAGCTCCAGCATGTGCGGCGGCACGTCGGGGAACTCGGACAGGATGGCGGTGATGCGCTCGACAAAATCGGCGCGCTGGAAATGGCGCGCGGCGATATTGACGCTGATGACCCAGTCAGGATCGGCATGGCGCCACTGCTGCAACTGGCGCAGCGCCTCGCGCAGCACCCATTCGCCGATGTCGATGATGACGTCGCTGTGTTCGACAATGGGCAGGAACTCCATCGGCGCCACGATGCCGCGTTGCGGATGCTCCCAGCGCAGCAGTGCTTCCATGCCGATGATGCGGCCGCGCCGCATGTTCAGCTTGGGCTGGTAGAACAGCCGCAGCTCACCGGCGCGCAGCGCCGCGCGCACCTCGGTGCGGCGGTTGTGATGGGTGCGCACCTGTTCGTCCAGGTCGGCGTCAAAAAAGTGGTAGCGGTTGCGGCCCATGATCTTGGCCTGGTACAGCGCCTGGTCGGCTTGGCGCAGCAGGCTGTCGGCGCTGGCCTCGTTGCCGGTATAAACCGCGATGCCCACGCTGGCCGACATGGCCACCGGCTTGGCGTCGCAGGTGTAGTCGCGAGATAGCGCTATCAACAGCTTGTCCATCGCTTGCTCCACATCGCCGCGTCCGCGCAGTTCCGGCAGCAGCAGCACGAATTCGTCGCCGCCCAGGCGCGCCACGTAGTGGCGCTGGCCCGCAAAGTCGTGCAAGCGGCTGGCGGCCTGCTTGAGCACCTCGTCGCCGGTGAGCTGGCCGAGCAGGTCGTTTACCTGCTGGAAGTGATCGAGGTCGAACAGGCATACCGCCAGCAGGTAGTTGTGTTCGCGCGCGCGCGTGACTTCGTTTTCGAAGCGGGCCGCCAGCGCGGTGCGGTTGGGCAGACCGGTGAGGATGTCGTGATTGCTCTGCCACGAGATCTGCTGCATCAGCTGGCGCCGTTCCGTCACGTCGCGGAACACCAGCACCGAGCCTTCCACCTTGCCCTGGGCGGTGCGGATGGCGTTGGCCGTGTATTCCACCGTCAGGGCCCGGCCCGAGCGGTGGCGCAGGCTCTGGTTGCCCACCTTGATCACTTCGCCGCCGGCATACAGCGCCGCCATCGACTTGAGCAGCGAATGCTGGCCGAAGTTATTCGCCAGCACGAACACCTGGTGCAGCTCCCGGCCGCGCGCGCGCGACTCGGGCCAGCCGGTGAGCTGCTGCGCCGCCTCGTTGATGGTCTCGATACGGCCCGTCAGGTCGGTGGTGATGACGGCGTCGCCGATCGAGGCGAGCGTCACTTCGATGCGCTCCTTCTGCGCCTGCAGTTGTTCCTGTGCGCGCAGGGTGCGCTCCAGTTGTTCGCTGAGGCTTTTCTGGCTGTCCTGCAGCTTGTCCACCAGCGCCTGCACCCGCTGCGCCATGTTGTTGAAGGTCTCGGCCAGCATGCGGGCCTCCAGCGTGCCGGACACTTTCATGCGGGTGGCGTAGTCGCCGCCATGGAAGCGGATGGTGGCGGCGTTGAGCCGCTTGAGCATGCGCTTGTTGACGAAGATGATGAAGCCGAGCAGGGTGTAGATGATGAGGATGTTGGTGGCCGAGATCACCGCCTGCTGGCGCAGCGTGCGCCATACGTCGGCCAGCGGCAAGGTCGGCTCGAACGCCAGTTGCAGGCTGGCGTCGCCGATGCGCACGCTCTGGCGTAGCGGTTGCAGCGCCTCGATGGCGCCGAACCAGGCGGGATAGGACGGCAGCGGCACTGGCGCGCGGCGGGCTTCGAGGTGGCCGCCGGGGAAGTCGAGCGAGAGTGCGGTCAGGTCGGGGTTGAGCAGCAGGGCGTCGCGCAGGGTGCGTTCGATGGCAACCCGGCCTATCGCGGCCCGGTCGGAGGCTTGCACCGCCGGCCGCAAGGTGTTGTGCAGATAGGTGGCCAGCTCGCTGGCGCCGTGCTGGTAGCGCGCACTGGCGCTCGTGGTCTCCGACTCGAAGATCATCGAATATCGCACGACCAGCACCAGCGTGATGATGACGAAGATGGGCAGGAACAAGCGCGCATACACGCCCATCCGTAACCATGGCGCCAGGAGTTTTCCAAACAGGGACATAGTTAACGTTTCACGTTGGGAAATGACCGAAGACCATTATTACTGAAAAGTTAACCTAAAGCACGGTTTTAACCTATTGTTTTCACGATTTTACTTTCTGTGCTGCACAAATCGTTGCTGCGTGAGCCCATTATTGCTCTGCCAGCAGCTTTTCGATGTCGGCGACGATGCTTTCCGGCTTGGTGGCGGGCGCATAACGGGCAAACACGGTGCCATCCTTGCGGACCAGGAACTTGGTGAAGTTCCACTTGATCCGCTCGGTGCCGAGGATGCCTGGTGCATCGTGTTTCAGCTTGGCGAACAGCGGGTGGGCAGCGTCGCCGTTGACGTCGATCTTGGCGAACAGCGGGAAGGTGACGCCGTAGTTCTTTTCGCAGAAGGCGCCGATCTCGCTGGCGCCGCCCGGCTCCTGGGCGCCGAACTGGTTGCACGGGAAGCCCAGCACCTCCACGCCCTTGTCGCGGAACTGCTGGTACACGGCTTCCAGCCCCTGGTACTGCGGCGTGAAGCCGCACTGGCTGGCGGTGTTGACGATCAGGAGCACCTTGCCCTGGTAACGGCGCAGGTCCACCGGCGCGCCGGCCAGGTCGCTGGCGGTGAAGTCGTAGATGCTGCTCATAATGTGAAACTCATAGGATGCCCAGTTGTCTGGCGCCGGCAGGCGGCGCCTGCTCCGGCGTGGTTTTGCTTTCGAGCTTGATGGCCAGGCGCAGGTCGTTGACCGAATCGGCATTGCGCAGCGCGTCCTCGTACGTGATCAGGCCCGCCTCGTGCAGGTCGAACAGCGACTGGTCGAAGGTTTGCATGCCGAGCTCGCGCGATTTTTTCATCAACTCCTTGATGTCGTGTACCTGGCCCTTGAAGATCAGGTCCGAGATCAGCGGCGTGTTGAGCAGGATTTCGATTGCCACCGCGCGCCCCGGCGCGCCCTTGCGCGGCACCAGTCGCTGCGAAACCAGTCCCTTGAGGTTGAGCGACAAATCCATCAGCAGCTGTTGGCGGCGTTCCTCGGGGAAGAAGTTGATGATGCGGTCGAGCGCCTGGTTGGCGCTGTTGGCGTGCAGCGTGGCCAGGCACAGGTGGCCGGTCTCCGCAAACGCGATCGCGTGGTCCATGGTTTCGCGGTCGCGGATCTCGCCGATCTGGATCACGTCCGGCGCCTGGCGCAGCGTGTTCTTGAGCGCCGTCTCCCAGTCGTCGGTATCGACCCCCACTTCGCGCTGGGTCATGATGCAGTTCTTGTGCGGGTGGACGAATTCCACCGGGTCTTCGATGGTGATGATATGGCCGTAGCTGTTCTCGTTGCGGTACCCGACCATGGCCGCCAGGGTGGTCGATTTGCCGGAACCGGTGGCGCCCACCATGATCACCAGGCCGCGCTTGGCCATCACCACTTCCTTCAGCACTTCCGGCAGGCCCAGGTTGTTCAGGTCGGGGATGGTGCTGGTGATCACCCGCAGCACCATGCCCACCGAGCCCATTTGCACGAACGCCGAGACGCGGAAGCGTCCCAGGTCGGGCGGACTGATGGCGAAGTTGGCTTCCTTGGTCTGCTCGAACCCGGCGGCCTGCTTGTCGTTCATGATGGCGCGCGCCAGGTCCAGCGTGTGCGCGGGCGTGAGCGCCTGCTGCGACATCGGGGTCATCTTGCCGTCGATTTTCATCGCGGGCGGAAAACCGGCGGTGATGAACAGGTCCGACCCTTTTCTCGCAAGCATATTGCGCAGCAGGTCGAACATGAATTTTGAAGCGTTGTCGCGTTCCATGATCAGCCCGGGAAGTTGTCGGGGGTCTTGGCCGCGCTGCGCGCGGTGGCCGACGCGATCACGTTGCGGCGCACCAGGTCCGTCAGGTTCTGGTCCAGCGTCTGCATGCCGAAGTTGCTGCCGGTCTGGATCGCCGAATACATCTGCGCGATCTTCGCCTCGCGGATCAGGTTGCGGATGGCCGGCGTGCCCACCATGATTTCATGCGCAGCCACGCGCCCGCTGCCGTCCTTGGTCTTGAGCAGGGTCTGCGAGATCACCGCCTGCAGGGACTCCGACAGCATGGCCCGCACCATTTCCTTTTCCTCGGCCGGGAATACATCGACGATACGGTCGATGGTCTTGGCGGCCGACGATGTGTGCAGGGTGCCGAACACCAGGTGGCCCGTTTCGGCGGCCGACAGCGCCAGGCGGATGGTTTCCAGGTCGCGCAATTCGCCCACCAGGATGCAGTCCGGGTCTTCGCGCAGCGCCGAGCGCAGCGCGTTACTGAACGAATGCGTGTGCGGTCCCACCTCGCGCTGGTTGATCAGGCATTTTTTCGAGTCGTGCACGAATTCGATCGGGTCTTCGATCGTCAGGATGTGGCCATGCTCGGTCTCGTTGAGATGGTTGACCATGGCCGCCAGCGTGGTCGATTTGCCCGAACCGGTGGGGCCGGTCACCAGCACCAGGCCGCGCGGTTTCAAGGCGAAATCGGCAAAGATCTTGGGCGCGTTCAGCTCTTCGAGCGTGAGGATTTTCGACGGGATGGTGCGGAACACCGCCGAGGCGCCGCGCTCCTGGTTGAAGGCATTGACGCGAAAACGCGACAGGCCGGGAATCTCGAACGAAAAGTCGATCTCCAGGCGTTCTTCATAGACCTTGCGCTGGCCGTCGTTCATGATGTCATAGATCATGCGGTGCACTTCCTTGTGCTCGAGCGCATCGACGTTCAGGCGCCGCACGTCGCCGTGCACGCGCAGCATCGGCGGCAGCCCGGCCGAAAGGTGCAGATCCGAGGCCTTGTTCTTGACGGAGAATGCGAGAAGTTCGGAAATGTCCATTTATAATCCTTGTGCCTGACTTTAATGATTGCCTGAAGAGCCCAACGATTATGTCCCTGATCCCCCAGAACTTGCAAGCTGTCACCGCGTCTATCGTTGCTGCCGCCGCCGAAGCGGGCCGCGCCCCGGACGCCGTGCGGCTGCTGGCCGTGTCCAAGACTTTCGGGCCGCAAGCCGTGCACGAGGCGGTGGCCGCCGGCCAGCGCGCCTTCGGCGAAAATTACCTGCAAGAGGGCGTGGACAAGATCCGCGCGCTCAAGGAACTCGGCGCGCCCGCACTGGAATGGCATTTCATCGGCCCGATCCAGAGCAACAAGACCCGCCCGATTGCGGAAAATTTCGACTGGGTGCACACGGTGGAGCGCGAAAAGATCGCCCAGCGCCTGTCCGAGCAGCGCCCCGAAGGCATGGCGCCGCTGCAAATCTGCCTGCAAGTCAATATCAGCGGGGAGGCCAGCAAGAGCGGCGTTGCCCCGCACGAACTGGCGGCGCTGGCCCACAAGGTCGCAGCGCTGCCCAATCTCGCCCTGCGCGGCCTGATGGCGATCCCCGAGCCGGCCGAGCAATTCGAACAACAACGCGCGGCTTTCGCGCAACTGCGCGCGCTGTACGAGCAACTGCGCGCCGACGGCCTGGCGCTCGATACGCTCTCGATGGGCATGTCGTCCGACCTGCGCGCGGCGGTGGTCGAAGGCGCCACCATCGTGCGCGTGGGCTCCGCCATATTCGGTGCAAGACAATACAAGGAATAAGATGAAAATCGCATTTATCGGCGGCGGCAACATGGCCTCCGCCCTGATCGCCGGCCTGGCCGGCAAACTGACCGCCGGCGCCGACATCCACGTGGTGGACCCGAACGCCGACGCGCTGGAACGCCTGCGCACCCAGTACGGTGTGACCACTGCCACGGCGGCCGACGCCGATGCAGCGGTAGCAGCCGCCGACGTCATCGTGCTGGCGGTCAAGCCGCAAAGCATGCGCGACGTCGCAGCGCAACTGCGGCCGCTGATCGACACCGCGCGCCAGCCCCTGGTCGTCTCGATTGCGGCCGGCATCCGCAGCGCCGACCTGGCGCGCTGGCTCGGTTACGGCGCCATCGTGCGCTGCATGCCCAACACGCCGGCCTTGATCGGCATGGGCATCACCGGCATGACCGCCACCGCCGGCGTCTCTGCGCAGCAGAAGCAGGCCGCCGACGACATCCTGCGCGCGGT
This is a stretch of genomic DNA from Duganella zoogloeoides. It encodes these proteins:
- the glcE gene encoding glycolate oxidase subunit GlcE → MTPTDIASAFSARTRAATQTGQPLRLRGGGTKDWYGGALAGEVLDTRAYTGVVSYEPTELVITARCGTPLAEIEALLDHHQQMLAFEPPRFGPSSTIGGVVASALSGPRRASAGAVRDFVLGAVLMDGSGEALRFGGQVMKNVAGYDVSRLLAGSLGTLGLILEVSLKVLPKPVCEASLRFEMSEIDALARMNEWAGQPLPLSASCWHDGVLTLRLSGAQAAVDAARRRLGGQELANTVDNGAGTAAWAASAASGADAAAFWAALRDQTHGFFDGGAVWRLSVPTAASAIVNGGEQLIEWGGAQRWLKLADGRIGDADAIRRTAAAAGGHATLYRAQDKAAGVFHPLAPAVAAIHQRLKAAFDPAGIFNPGRLY
- the glcF gene encoding glycolate oxidase subunit GlcF → MQTNLADFIQHTREGEEADAILRSCVHCGFCTATCPTYQLLGDELDGPRGRIYLIKQVLEGAPVTGKTQLHLDRCLTCRSCETTCPSGVRYGRLLDIGRQVVEQRVRRPAAERFRRWLLKEALPRQRVFAAALRAGRLFRPVLSPALQDKIPARQAAGKLPARTHARKMLALAGCTQPAMAPNIHHAAARVLDAAGVQLIVAPEAGCCGALRHHLNDQQAALDDMRRNIDAWWPYVERGEVEAIVMTASGCGATVKEYGHLLAHDVDYAAKAARIAALTRDLSEVMPEFEAELARRTAAIAERVAYHPPCTLQHGQQIRGKVESVLRAVGVDVVLCADSHLCCGSAGTYSLLQPDLSLQLRDRKLEALAATGATTIVSANVGCTAHLQSGTQTPVVHWIELVDRMLVRSA
- a CDS encoding putative bifunctional diguanylate cyclase/phosphodiesterase; the encoded protein is MGVYARLFLPIFVIITLVLVVRYSMIFESETTSASARYQHGASELATYLHNTLRPAVQASDRAAIGRVAIERTLRDALLLNPDLTALSLDFPGGHLEARRAPVPLPSYPAWFGAIEALQPLRQSVRIGDASLQLAFEPTLPLADVWRTLRQQAVISATNILIIYTLLGFIIFVNKRMLKRLNAATIRFHGGDYATRMKVSGTLEARMLAETFNNMAQRVQALVDKLQDSQKSLSEQLERTLRAQEQLQAQKERIEVTLASIGDAVITTDLTGRIETINEAAQQLTGWPESRARGRELHQVFVLANNFGQHSLLKSMAALYAGGEVIKVGNQSLRHRSGRALTVEYTANAIRTAQGKVEGSVLVFRDVTERRQLMQQISWQSNHDILTGLPNRTALAARFENEVTRAREHNYLLAVCLFDLDHFQQVNDLLGQLTGDEVLKQAASRLHDFAGQRHYVARLGGDEFVLLLPELRGRGDVEQAMDKLLIALSRDYTCDAKPVAMSASVGIAVYTGNEASADSLLRQADQALYQAKIMGRNRYHFFDADLDEQVRTHHNRRTEVRAALRAGELRLFYQPKLNMRRGRIIGMEALLRWEHPQRGIVAPMEFLPIVEHSDVIIDIGEWVLREALRQLQQWRHADPDWVISVNIAARHFQRADFVERITAILSEFPDVPPHMLELEILESSALSDINHVRTIMQDCQALGIGFALDDFGTGYSSMSYLKRLPADVLKIDQSFVRNMLEDRDDLHLVSAVIGLAKSFGRAVIAEGVETVEHGAMLMRLGCDLVQGYGIARPMPADEVLDWVAAFEHRAPLWQAAAQLAPIVSLHKEVVEVLEPPPATLIPLG
- a CDS encoding glutathione peroxidase, whose amino-acid sequence is MSSIYDFTASDLAGAPVDLRRYQGKVLLIVNTASQCGFTPQYQGLEAVYQQFRDKGVEVLGFPCNQFGAQEPGGASEIGAFCEKNYGVTFPLFAKIDVNGDAAHPLFAKLKHDAPGILGTERIKWNFTKFLVRKDGTVFARYAPATKPESIVADIEKLLAEQ
- a CDS encoding PilT/PilU family type 4a pilus ATPase, with the protein product MERDNASKFMFDLLRNMLARKGSDLFITAGFPPAMKIDGKMTPMSQQALTPAHTLDLARAIMNDKQAAGFEQTKEANFAISPPDLGRFRVSAFVQMGSVGMVLRVITSTIPDLNNLGLPEVLKEVVMAKRGLVIMVGATGSGKSTTLAAMVGYRNENSYGHIITIEDPVEFVHPHKNCIMTQREVGVDTDDWETALKNTLRQAPDVIQIGEIRDRETMDHAIAFAETGHLCLATLHANSANQALDRIINFFPEERRQQLLMDLSLNLKGLVSQRLVPRKGAPGRAVAIEILLNTPLISDLIFKGQVHDIKELMKKSRELGMQTFDQSLFDLHEAGLITYEDALRNADSVNDLRLAIKLESKTTPEQAPPAGARQLGIL
- a CDS encoding type IV pilus twitching motility protein PilT, which codes for MDISELLAFSVKNKASDLHLSAGLPPMLRVHGDVRRLNVDALEHKEVHRMIYDIMNDGQRKVYEERLEIDFSFEIPGLSRFRVNAFNQERGASAVFRTIPSKILTLEELNAPKIFADFALKPRGLVLVTGPTGSGKSTTLAAMVNHLNETEHGHILTIEDPIEFVHDSKKCLINQREVGPHTHSFSNALRSALREDPDCILVGELRDLETIRLALSAAETGHLVFGTLHTSSAAKTIDRIVDVFPAEEKEMVRAMLSESLQAVISQTLLKTKDGSGRVAAHEIMVGTPAIRNLIREAKIAQMYSAIQTGSNFGMQTLDQNLTDLVRRNVIASATARSAAKTPDNFPG
- a CDS encoding YggS family pyridoxal phosphate-dependent enzyme produces the protein MSLIPQNLQAVTASIVAAAAEAGRAPDAVRLLAVSKTFGPQAVHEAVAAGQRAFGENYLQEGVDKIRALKELGAPALEWHFIGPIQSNKTRPIAENFDWVHTVEREKIAQRLSEQRPEGMAPLQICLQVNISGEASKSGVAPHELAALAHKVAALPNLALRGLMAIPEPAEQFEQQRAAFAQLRALYEQLRADGLALDTLSMGMSSDLRAAVVEGATIVRVGSAIFGARQYKE
- the proC gene encoding pyrroline-5-carboxylate reductase; the protein is MKIAFIGGGNMASALIAGLAGKLTAGADIHVVDPNADALERLRTQYGVTTATAADADAAVAAADVIVLAVKPQSMRDVAAQLRPLIDTARQPLVVSIAAGIRSADLARWLGYGAIVRCMPNTPALIGMGITGMTATAGVSAQQKQAADDILRAVGPTVWLDDEAQIDAVTAISGSGPAYVFYFIEAMQQAAKELGLSDEQGTQLALATFAGAAQLATQSSEPVSLLRERVTSKGGTTYAALTSMEQSGVKAAIVKGAKAAAARGKALGDELGAAG